One region of Primulina tabacum isolate GXHZ01 chromosome 1, ASM2559414v2, whole genome shotgun sequence genomic DNA includes:
- the LOC142542040 gene encoding uncharacterized protein LOC142542040, producing the protein MVRTYKVKGQKRKTKKEKYDSGEESGPLDEDESLQLPKKQKTEAVEPNSENLIDEMPGIPIVPVESENKPGVIFILEKASLEIAKVGKSYQLLSSDEHANYLLKNKRNPAEYRPDIAFQAIQTILDSRVNKIGRLKALYVKTQEGILFQIKPHARMPRTYKRFSGLMVQLLQKLHITAAGKGEKLLRVIKNPVTQYLPIKSRKIGFSHSSEKLVNIHDYVGTVNRELDLVFVVGAMAHGKIDKDYVEDYISISSFPLSAAYCISMITTSLEQKWEIL; encoded by the exons ATGGTGCGAACTTATAAAGTGAAAGGGCAGAAGAGAAAGACGAAGAAAGAGAAGTACGATTCAGGAGAAGAATCCGGGCCGTTGGACGAAGATGAATCCCTGCAGCTGCCAAAGAAGCAGAAAACGGAAGCCGTGGAACCCAATAGTgaaaatttgattgatgaaatGCCTGGGATTCCAATTGTCCCTGTTGAATCAGAGAATAAGCCTGGGGTAATTTTTATCCTCGAGAAGGCATCACTGGAAATTGCCAAAGTTGGTAAG AGCTATCAGCTTTTGAGTTCGGATGAGCATGCTAATTATTTGTTGAAGAATAAGCGGAACCCGGCAGAGTATCGACCTGATATTGCATTTCAG GCAATCCAAACAATTCTGGATAGTCGTGTGAACAAAATAGGACGTTTGAAAGCTTTATATGTGAAGACACAAGAAGGTATTCTTTTTCAAATCAAACCTCATGCTCGTATGCCGAGGACATATAAGCGATTCTCTGGTCTCATGG TTCAACTTCTACAAAAGCTGCATATTACTGCAGCTGGCAAGGGGGAAAAACTTTTGCGTGTCATCAAGAACCCCGTCACCCAGTACTTACCGATAAAATCTCGTAAAATTG GCTTCTCACACAGTTCAGAAAAATTGGTTAACATTCATGATTATGTTGGTACTGTCAACCGTGAGCTGGACCTTGTTTTTGTG GTTGGGGCAATGGCCCACGGGAAAATTGATAAAGATTATGTAGAGGATTATATTTCAA TTTCTTCCTTTCCGTTGAGCGCTGCATACTGCATATCTATGATCACCACCTCGCTGGAGCAAAAATGGGAGATACTGTAA